The Tamandua tetradactyla isolate mTamTet1 chromosome 23, mTamTet1.pri, whole genome shotgun sequence genomic interval TTATCCCTGTCTTGTCTTCCAGGACACATGTCAGTTTATTATGAatacttttagaaataatttcatcTATATATACACATGGACATACATATCTTAATTTTTTCAGAAGTGCATAGATTTTTTGAGTAACATTATaaaccacatttaaaaattatgtattatatatccTGTAGATTTATTTCCATATGCTGATATATTAGTAGCTGttgctctgtttctttttttttttaactccagcATAACATATCTTGGGTTGGTAcgctctctctcttttaaaatgacTTATTCCCTACTGGTGTTACTTTTCTCTTATTAATAAAATTTGACTAACCTAAaaatttctgaattcatttatagccttcaaataattgaaatttaattgctttttatttagaaactGAATTAATTAGAAGCATATTGCTATAAAAACTCATATTTGCTCTTTCTATAAGGATTAAGAAGGAATGACTAGGAAAAAGGCagttattaaaataacaaaaagaaaacttttaaataatactAGTAACCAAGTTGATTTATTAAATCTTCAAGTAAATAAAGGCTATGTAAAAATTATTGTCTTTAAGCCAGCTTGGTAGCtgcactcactgccctccccactatgtgggacctgataagccagaacccagcatcatcgGAATGAGGAAGCgttttgaccaaaaaggggaaagtgaaatgaggcaaaataaagtttcagtggctaagagatttcaaacagagttgagaggttatactggaggctattcttatgtgttatatagatatccctttttagttgatggtttATAGGAGTAGCTgtaagaaagtacctgaaactgttggactgtattccagtaaccttgattcttgaagatgactgttttaactatatagcttttacaatgtgactgtgattgtgaaaaccttgtatttgatgctctttttattcagggtatggacagatgagtaaaacataacgataataaataatgggggggagaataaggggttaaaaaatttgggtagattgtaatactagtggtcaacaagaggATGGGTAAGGGCtatggggtgtatgagtttttccctttttttttccatttctttttctgtaatgatgcagatgttctaaaaatgattatggtgatgaatatacaagtatgcgatgatattttgagccattgattgtaaactttggatcgactggtgtgtgaagatatctcaataaaaatattttaaaaattgcttagaAAGTATCTTCTTGTTTTGATAGTTtagtaagtgttctagtttgctagttgccagaatacaatatatgagaaacagaatacagaatgcaatataccagaaggcttttaaaaggagaatttaataagttggaagtttacagttctaagactgagaaaatgtcccaattaaaacaagtctatagaaatgtccaatcaaaggcatacagggaaagatgccttggttcaagaaagccgatgaagttcagagtttgtctctctcaagtggaagggcacatggcaaacacagagtttctcactcatctggaaaggcatgtgtcaaacacggcatcatcagctagctttctctcctggcttcctgtgtcatgaagctcctcgagaggcattttccttcttcatctcagcttcttgtggctatgtgaTTCTCGGCTCTCTCATAAATCGCCTTTgaatctcctactttctccaaaatgtttcctcttctataggattccagtcaactaatcaagacccacctaaatgggtggagacacgccccCACCTGACCCAAcccaacaaccactcttgattaaatcacgtctccagggagttGATTTAATTACAacttcaagcatacaatactgaatagcgattagaagaaatgctgtctttacaaaatgggattagcattaaaacatggcttttctacggtacatacatcctttcaaactagcacagtaagATAATTGCAAAATAAATGGCCCATGAGCCTGAAGCTTGTTTCTGTAagataaatctcatttcttttaaattagtaTATTAGGCTTGATTTAAAATCCACTTTTGTCCTGAAATAATAGAAGTTTGCTATATAGGTATCTTCACAGTCAGACCAGTTATATTTAGGTCTGTATAAAGTAACTACTTTAAAGGTAGCCCTTATTTGTGATTTATCTGTTCAGGTACAAACTATATATCAatcattaattaaattaatatgtTAGAATTTTCGAAGGGCAGACTGTTTATCTACAAAATTTGAATGTTGCTGATTAAGTCTGGCATTAGTATTAAAATGGATGGTTGGATGAAAATTTACATACACctttgactgatgatttaatttatatatccTTTCTCGAAAGATGGCTGTAAAGTGGTAGAAGCTATTTAAATAAACATagttagggcaggccacggtggctcagcaggcaggaatgcttgcctgccatgccagaggagccgggttcgattcccggtgcctgcccaggtaaaaaataaataaataaataaacaaacatagtTAGAAAATTCAGTTTTGGTATATtctgatggaaaaatatataagcatcaaaagaatgaatttgtaaGAAGTTGTGAAAATGATATCACCAATGTTAAATGTTTGGTCAAAAAAAATCTCTACTTTCATGAACAGAcaagtttaaaaggaaaaagaatgtgtAAGTACGTATAGAAAGATCTCAGTTTTCTTTAGGAAGTTTTATGTagaagaaagatgaaagaaaagtaGTTAAGATATATCTTCTTATCTGGGGATGCCTTTTGTACTCCTGCAGTATCTTTCAACATTTCCCGGATAATCTacggaaaaaaaagaaccttGCGTCAAGAAAGTGGGTCAGATTTTCCACGGTGTTTTTAGTATaattgtattgagatatattcacataccatataatcaggcaaagtgtaaaatcagtggttcacagtatcatcatttggtggtgcatccatcaccacaatcaattttgaacatttttcaaaatgttaaaaataagagtaaaaattaaaaaaacatccaTACCTGTcattcccctctattatttatttatgtttttttttttaattcatctgtctgTACACTGGGTGAAGacttagtcacaaggttttcacaatcacatagtcacaccataaaaactatatggttatacaattcTCTTCAAGAACACTGGATTGCAGTttaacaatttcaagtatttccttctagcaattctaataaactaaaaagtaaaaaggaatatctacgtTATacctaagaagggatatctaatataatgcataaaaattacttccagaatggcctcttgattctttgaaatctcttcagccactaaaacttaattttgtttcactcttttccctctttggttAAGAAAGCTAGACAAGATGTTATTTACCGATTGCAGTGGTGTTGTCTGAGGTGTGTTCTTCCATTTACAGTGATCCATTTgtgctgaaagtcaatggaatacttttaaaaatgcatgatttTAGTTTGTACAATAGCCTTAGAATAATATGACTGCGTGTCCAATTTAATAAACATCATCACTACATTTTTGGGTTAAGTCAGAGCTGCTGTCAGATGTACTCTTTTGGATATGtgcagagaaaaaaatcttaggCTTGTTTGAGGTCTCTTTCTTGGAATGCTAATAAcgagaaattttttattaaaagaggATAGTTGAGTCATTCACATATATTCATTCTGCTCTGACCACCCCCAtacttaatgttttttttcttttaattgattttgagtaggttcatttttaaaaattttgcgtCTTACgaagtaaaaatgtatttgaaatcatGGGTTTGATTTGCTCTTACTATTTCTCATATACATGAAAAGATTTACCTAAGTATTTCAACAAAGGAGCGCAGTTCTACACATGACATATAACTGGCTTAGATTACCATACATGGTACATGTATTAATTTGGTTAACAGTGTTTGAAGGCTTAAATATCATACCCAGGGTTTATAGTGACAGTTATATTCATGCCATCCTTTgctgttacctttttttttttgtaaaattcatGCTTAGGGCATTGGTGAATATTTTGGTGCTGCATATAATTAAGGACTGTACTATTTCTATGATCACTTAATCCACACTAAGCATCTTCTTTCATGTCACATTGTACTTGGTGCTAAGGATGTATTAGTGAACACAATGGACAAATCCATTGGAAGGTTTTAGAAAGAGGAGTGACCAATTCTTTCCTTCACTTTAAGGAAACTGGCTGCAATGTTGAGAAAGACCCTAAGTAACAGTTGTGGCCAGACGGAAACCAGTTTAAGAGGCTGCTGAAAGGCTAGGGAGGAAGGTGCTTTAGAACAGATTCACAGTAGTGGAGAAAAGTGTTTGAATTCCACATACATTTTAAAGATAGAGCCACTTGGCTTTGTTTTATTGCTTAATTATTATGCTTACCGTATAAATATTATTGTAAGAGCTCACATAGAATCCGTGTAATTGGAAAGTtcagtatttgaaaattttaaatgtgtagaGTATATTgtcaaaaaaattttgttttaaataagagCTTTAGAGGAGAAAGCTCCgttggtaagaaaaaaaaaatgcctttatttgAAATGTGTAGGGTAAGTAATGTCTGCCACACTGAATAAGTTTGAAAGAGACATAATGCGTGGTTCATTCctacttttttattactttgaatAGATGTCATTATATATGACCCTGATTGTGTTGAAAATAATGAGCTTCAGAAAATAGATTGtctcatattctttttttaatgcactcAGCAATGAGAAGATGGTAATAAACCACTTTAGGCTTGAAGCCTGTATTCTCTG includes:
- the LOC143667137 gene encoding uncharacterized protein LOC143667137, which encodes MDTVAVCVEGTKKKAEILPYSHVLKLTTFPVTLKAMALPETAKFYCLYAQMDHCKWKNTPQTTPLQSIIREMLKDTAGVQKASPDKKIYLNYFSFIFLLHKTS